Proteins encoded within one genomic window of Cetobacterium somerae ATCC BAA-474:
- the hrcA gene encoding heat-inducible transcriptional repressor HrcA, which translates to MVVSDREKLVLSAIIDFYLLSGETIGSRTLVKKYNIDLSSATIRNVMSDLEDMGFISKTHTSSGRIPTDKGYKFYLEELLKIEKLSREEQARINSVYDIKMRELDSVLKKTSMLLSKLTNYVGIVIEPTHKKEKIKKVDLVHIDDYMAMAVIVMENKSVRTKKIFFEEVCSQSELLKLSQRINNEIRNSSVESHEIEKIIDFVYSEVEGKLFLENSSEIFKDKQVNEISDVLDIFSKREKIKELFEEAIKSRPFKEGEVNVIFGEELAVKGLEDYSFVYSVYNMDNSPGIIGVMGPKRMSYSKTMGLIQHVTKEVNKVIKEISNEGDSDGR; encoded by the coding sequence ATGGTTGTCAGCGATAGAGAAAAGCTCGTTCTTAGTGCCATTATTGATTTTTATCTTCTTTCAGGAGAAACAATCGGTTCTAGAACTCTTGTTAAAAAATATAATATAGATCTATCCTCTGCAACAATAAGAAATGTAATGTCTGATTTAGAGGATATGGGATTTATCTCAAAAACTCATACTTCTTCAGGAAGAATACCCACGGATAAAGGCTATAAATTTTACTTAGAAGAACTTCTAAAAATTGAAAAACTTTCAAGAGAAGAACAAGCTCGAATAAATTCTGTTTATGATATTAAAATGAGAGAATTGGATTCTGTTTTGAAAAAAACTTCAATGCTTTTATCTAAATTAACTAACTATGTTGGAATTGTTATTGAACCTACACATAAAAAAGAAAAAATAAAAAAAGTTGACCTAGTTCATATTGATGATTATATGGCTATGGCTGTTATAGTTATGGAAAACAAAAGTGTTCGGACTAAAAAGATTTTCTTTGAAGAGGTGTGTAGTCAAAGTGAGCTCTTAAAGTTATCACAACGAATTAATAATGAAATAAGAAATAGTTCTGTTGAATCTCACGAAATCGAAAAAATTATTGATTTTGTTTATAGCGAAGTGGAGGGAAAACTTTTTTTAGAAAACTCCTCTGAAATATTTAAAGATAAACAAGTTAATGAGATTAGTGATGTTTTAGATATTTTTTCTAAAAGAGAAAAAATAAAAGAACTTTTCGAAGAGGCAATTAAGTCTAGACCTTTTAAAGAGGGTGAAGTTAATGTTATTTTTGGCGAAGAACTCGCTGTAAAAGGATTAGAAGATTATAGCTTTGTATATTCTGTTTATAATATGGATAACTCTCCAGGTATCATTGGTGTTATGGGACCTAAAAGAATGTCTTATTCAAAAACTATGGGCCTTATACAACATGTTACAAAAGAGGTTAACAAAGTTATAAAAGAAATAAGTAATGAAGGAGATAGTGATGGCAGATAA